Part of the Paenibacillus sp. YPG26 genome, TTGTATTTGATCCAGCGGTTGCTTCGGGCTTTCTGGTACCACTCTTCCGCATGAATAAGATCCTTCTTCATGTAAGCACGCTCTGCTTCGGTGATCCAGGTTATTTTCTGCTGGATGTAATAGGCTTTCACGGCAATAAGAGCAAGTAGTGCCGCGCAGAGCAGGATGAACAGATTACGCAGGGTTAATTTATTTTTGATCGTCATTAGATATAGTCTCATAGATGCTGCCCACTTGATTGAGTAGTCGGGTGGAAGTCTGGGTCCCACTGATACTTCGCGTTATAAATCTCGGCCACCTCTGTGGCGAGATTGCTGAACTGAAGGTGAGGGTCACCTGTAACGATCCGGAATAAGCGCAGGAACCGGTCTTTCGGCAAATAACGGGCGTATCTGCGGATGAACTCCGGATAGAGCGTGACATATCTCTTCATCCTGACGATGGCGCCTACCGTTGCCGTAAGAATATCCCTTCCGTTCGCCATACTGAGGAACTCCGGCTCGTGATCGAGGACATACAGCAGCGTCCGCTCTTTGATAAGCTCGGGCTTAATCCTCGCAATCTCGCCGATATACTCAGCCAGCCCCTCATCGAAGTCGAAGAGCAGTAGAGATTCCAGCTGCAAATCCATGTCTCTGCGGAGAACAAAGGAACGAAGCAGCGAAATCTGCTGCAGCCGGTTGCGGTCACTGTTCACAAGGGTGCCGATTTCGCGCAGCATCTCGTAGGTCAGGCGCTCATCCTGCTGCCGAATGCCGATTGCGGCTTCGATGTTCAGACGCAGGCCGTCAATCAGCCGCTGCTGCTCCTGTCCGAACCACTTGTGCAGCCGCCGCGGCGCTTCGCTGAGCGTCATCCGCCTCTGCACGAGCCAGAGCAGCAGGGTTAGTGTGATTCCAGATCCAAGACAGATCGCAATCTCTTCAAAGGTCGTGCTGAATAGGACCCCGGTCAGCGTCAGAAATAGCGCGGCTAAGCGCTCGGTCTGCATAGAGCGTTTGACCAGCCGAAGAGCCATGGTGTCCACCGGCATGAAGGACGAACGCCCGCAGCTGAGGCAATCCTTTTCCCATAGGACCGTGAAATTGTGGCAGTTCCTGCACACCCGGAGCCGCTGATAGGCATAACGAGTGCGCCTTAAGGGACTTATCTGTACAGGGAGCTTCTTCATGATTGTTCCCGCCTGTCATTGATGATGGACAGCACCTGCCGGTCAATTTCCTCCTGGGGAAAAGGACGCCTGCGGTGAGAATAATAGAGAATCGTGCGAATAAGTACAAAAAGAAACAAAATTCCAATACATCCGTATGCAATCATAATAAGATCCTTTCTATCCTGGATGTGAGCTGTTTCTCGTCATTATAAAAGGGTTGGAGCACTACTTCAAATAATCATCTTCCTAAGCTCTGGCCGCGCAACCATGACAATCTGGTTTGAACTTTGAGGTGGTAAATTATATCATAATGTCATAGACTTGGCAGAATTAGTAAGAGATATGTCGTATTATAGTAGGTTTTTACTGATTTAACGCTATCTTAATATCTTCTTAATAAAAACTTAAGACCTGTTCCATAGAGTAGTATTATTCCGATTTCAAGTGAAGGAGTACCCTTATGCTTCCAAGACAAAAATTAATGCTAACGCTGCTGCTCGCGCTCTCCCTGCTGCTTCCTCTGACAGGCCAAGTTCAGGTGGTTGAAGCCGCTCAGCAGTCTTCACACATCGATGCCGTGCTGGTCGTGGATGACAGCAACTCGATGAATAAGAGTGACCGGAACAAGATCAGTAATGAAGCGATGAAGATGTTCATCGATATGCTCTCTGCCAAGGGGGATAAGGTAGGGGTTGTGGCTTATACGGACCGCATCCAGCGGGAAAAGGCCCTGCTCGAAATTCAATCCCCTTCGGATAAAGAGGACTTGAAGCAATTCATAGATGGGCTTGACCGGGGCTCCTATACGGACATCGCCGTGGGTGTCAAGGAAGCAGTCAAGGTGCTGAAGAATGGCGCTGATCCATCCCATGAGCCTATGATCGTTGTGCTGGCTGACGGGAATAACGACTTCAACAAGGCGTCGGGAAGAACCCAGCAGCAGTCCGATCAGGAGCTGAATCAGGCGCTGGCCGAGGCGAAGCAGGACGGTGTTCCAGTCTATACCATCGGCCTTAACGCGGATGGCAAGCTGAACAAGGCCGCTCTGGGCGCGATTGCCCAGAAGACGGGCGGGAAGGCTTTTGTTACCGATACAGCAGATGACCTGCCGCAGATTCTGAGCGAAATCTTCGCCAGCCACCTGAAGCTGAAGATCGTGCCGGTCCAGTCGATTACGGCGAATGGAAGCTATCAGGATGTAACGGTCAATGTGCCGAACGCGAGCGTGCTTGAAGCCAACATTTCGATGATGTCCTCGAAGCCTGTCGAAGTGAAGCTGTATGACCCATCGGGGAAGGAAGTCGCTATTCCCTCGGGTGATGTGCTGATGTCGAAGTCGAGGACCTACTCCCTGATCAAGCTGCTGAAGCCAGCCCAAGGGGATTGGAAGCTGAAGGTCAAAGGCATAGCCAAGGACAAGATCGATATCAACCTGGTGTTCAACTATGATATGGAGCTGGCCATGGATCAAATCCCTGCCAAAACCTACAGCAAGGGCGATAAGATCGATATTAACTCGTACCTGATCAGCAACGGGAACAAGATTCAGAATACAAACCTGTATCAGGATATGAACGCTGTGCTGGTTGTGAAGGATCTGGATACAGGCAAGACCACGGAGACGAAGCTGGGGAACACCGGCAATCATTTCAGCGGAACTTACGAAATTCCGGACCGGCATGCTTATGAGATCAAGGTAAGAGCAGAAGAGAAGAGCTTCTACCGCGAGACGCCTCCTGTGAAGATCAGCGCCAAGCCAGGCGGGACGGGGGCAGCCGCCAATCCAGGTGCCGGGGCAAGCGCGAGTGACTCAGACAAGAAGCCTTTTCCGACTCTAGCTGTTATTCTCGGTGTCCTTGGTCTGGCAGTCGTCCTGGCTGCGCTCTACTTCCTGCTCCGGATGTGGAAGAAAGCGAATCAAGGCTTTGTCGGCCAAGTGGTTATCGAGATCCGTGACGAGAACACGGGAGAGAAGACGTATCCGCAGTATAAGAAGCTTACCGCCTTCAAAGGCAAGTTCAACCTCCACCAGCTGCTGCAGCTGGCTCCCGAGCTCCGGGAGACGGAGAAGATCATCTTCACTCCGGGCGCGAACGACCGGATTGTGCTGAAGAACACCAGCCCGAATACCATCGAGAAATCGGGCCGTGCGATCGACGCCACCAAAGGTCTCGAGCTCAAAGGCGGCGACCGCCTGACCATCCCGCTGATCGGGGTGGATAAGACGATCTTCATTGAGTACTTAGTGTGAAATTAGATCTGTTGAAGGGGCTGCGTTCGGCAGTAGTCGCTGCGAGTCCGGATCGTTCTTCCGATCGCTGTTGTCTTCTGATTTCCTGATTGTATGTGAAATTAGATCTGTTGAAGAGTCTGCGTTCGGCAGTAGTCGCTGCGAGTCCGGATCATTCTTCCGATCGCTGTTGTCTTCTGATTCCTTGATTGTATGCTGATGGATGAAATCAGAAGACAAAGGCGAGCGCTGCGCTTCTATAGAACGATTCCGGCCTCTCCGCTGGTGGCGAGGAGGCAGCTCCTTCAAAGGCCGAATTTAACATATTTGTTGTTGGGCAGGGGGCGGTGCTGTAGGGAACGAATCCTACAGCACGCAGTTGAAGGGCTTGGACTGGAGCGTGCTGCGAGGTGGCAGCTCCTTCAAAGGCCAAATTTAACATATTTGTTGTGGGTAAGGGTGGTGCTGTAGGGAGCGAATCCTACAGCACGTAGTTGAAGGGCTTGGACTGGAGCGCGCTGCGAGTCCGGATCGTTCTTCCGATCTCTGTTGTCTTCTGATTCCCTGATTGTATGCTGATGGATGAAATCAGAAGACAAAGGCGAGCGCTGCGCTTCTATAGAACGATTCCGGCCTCTCCGCTGGTGGCGAGGAGGCAGCTCCTTCAAAGGCCGAATTTAACATATTTGTTGTTGGGCAGGGGGCGGTGCTGTAGGGAACGAGTCCTACAGCACGCCAATAGAAAGGCGAAGGGTGACCATTCGCAAAAAGACTTCGATGGTCGATGGTGGCACTAAGCTACAGCCAGTCCTTACTTCCGGCCCCATAGTGCAACTACGGTCTGTGATTAAGGTTCTGCGAGGAATGCAAGAGGCTTCTATAACTTCTGAGTCTCTGTGAGGATCGATAGGAGAAGGTAGACGATCAGCTCCCTTTCAGATTCGTTTGGTAGTCTTAGGGATAACCAAGTCCAATATGTGAAAGGAGAGTTATCAGTAACGCTCTTGTAACTCGATTTATATAAGTCTGTCGCTATATGAATTGAAATATAGAAAGCTCTGTAATTGTATTGCTCTTCTTAGAGGAAGAGGTAAATTAAGTGGGCAGGGAAAGGGAACAACGTTAAAATCAGGCCATAAGTAATTAAGTAAATTGCATCAGTATGAACATAAATTGCACAAGCCCAGCGGAGAGGATGGAATCGTTCTGAAGAAGCGAAGCGGTCGCCTTTGTCAGCGGATTTCCACAATAAGTGGACAATCAAGAAATCTGCTGACAACAGCGATCGTAGGAATGATCCATCCGCGGAGCGGTCTTACGGCACGAAGTGGTTAGTCAAATCAGGAAATCGGGAGACAACAGCGATCGTAGGAATGATCCATCCGCGGAGCGGTCTTACGGCATGAAGTGGTTAGTCAAATCAGAATGATCCATCCACGCAGTGGCCTTAACCGCACGAAGAAAGATTTTTACCAAGTTAGATGCTGGAAACGCACTATTCTATATCGCAACTTAACGAACTCAAATTCGGAGCAAGCAGGAAGAACAGAGGTGCCTGCTCCGACCACTTTAGGGGGTCAACATATGAAACCGGTAGTAAGAGAACATATTCAGCAGCTCGACGTATCCCTGGGCGGGGGGATCGTCAGTGAGAAGATTCGCGTCGATACCATCGACAATCCGATCCTCATCATCGGCCTTGGCGGAACGGGGATTGATGCCCTGCTGCGGCTGAAATATCAGATTAACCGCAGATTCAAGCTGCCGGAGGACCCGATCTCGAAGAAGAGACAGGAGAAGCCGAACAATGTCGAGTTCCTTGCTTTTGAGACGAACGAGCAAGACCGCGGCAAGCGTTACAAAGGCATCGGCCTCGATCCGATTAACGAGTTCGTCCTGCTGTCCAATGCGGAGATCGGTGGGCTGCTGCAGAATCGCAGCATTCTTGAGCCTTACATTACAGACTGGCTGTCGCCTGAACTGAGCATCACCGACGGCATGAACGGTGCCGCAGGGGTGCGCCAGGCTGGGAGACTGCTGCTTTTTACGAAGATTAATCAGGTGGTTCAGGCCATTGATAAGAAGATCAAAACGCTGTCCGTCGGCACCAATAAGAAGCTGATGGTATTCCTGCTCACGGGATTGTCCGGGGGTACAGGCAGCGGAACATTCCTGGACATTGCCTACATCGTCCGCGGAATTATCGAGAGGGACCATGGATCGGCGGGGATTGACCGCGTCAATACGCTCGGTTACTTGTTCACGCCGGATATTAATCTAGCGAGCAAGTCCTTAAGTGAGCATACACGTGAATATATTAAAAAGAACGGTTATGCCGCGCTCAAAGAACTCGACTACTGGATGAACGTGGACAGCCGGGGCGAGCGGTTCCGTCAGCAGTACGGGAATATTCTGAACGTGAATTCCCCGCTGCCGCCGTTCAATCTGTGCCATCTGATCTCGGCCACGAATACGGAAGGCAAGCTGCTGGAGAACGCCTATGACTACTGCATGAACGTAACGGCTGAGAATATTACGAACTTTATGGCCAGTGAGGAGAAGCAGTCCGGCGAGGAATTCGCCATCCATGACTACATCAGCAACATCCGTACAAATATTGCGCAGATGAACAAGCTGTATCCGGCCAACTATGAATACAACATCATCGGGGCTTCTTCCGCAGTCCTGCCGATTGAGGAGATGACCACTTATCTGGCTTTCCGCCTGTTCGGCAAGATGGAGAAAATGTTCGAGAAGGCACCAACGCAGGACGATGTGGAGAAGTTCGCGCGCAAGCTTGGCATCGACCTGGATACGATGGTCAAGACGTTCGAGTCCCGCGTACCTGAGCCGCTTCCGGGCTACCAGAACAGTGAGCGCCTGAGCTACAACAACGTGGTCAAGCAGCAGGTCGTCAATATGGATACCGAACTGGAGCAGAACTTTCTGGCCCGGGCCCGCGAGGAATACATTAAGGCGAAGAAGCAGCTGCCGGGCGAGATTGTTGGCCAATTCACCGATCAGATCCGCCGGCTGTTCCTGCATCCGGAGCAAGGTCCGTTCTATGTCTCCCGTCTGATCTATACGGAGAAGGGCTTCAGCCTGCTCAAAATGCTGCTGTCCTACATCGAGACGCTCCGTGAGAACCTGACGCGGATTCCGCGCGATATTGAAGCGGCCAGAGACCAGTCGGACGAGAAGCTTGGCGATGCCAAGAGCGCCTTCGTGTCCAAGGACAAGAAGAAGAACGCCTATATTGAAGCGAAGATCAATGAATACTGGCTGCATGCCGATGTGGAACGCACGGAGCAGATGATTGAATTTTACGAGGACCTGTACGATCTGCTGAACAAGGAGAACACCCGGATTTACAATGTGTTCACGGAGATTCTGAACGCGCTGAATTCGATTTTTGCCAAGAATGGAGACATCCTTCTGAACGGGGAAGAGCAGGAGGACCACAAAGGGAATAAGACGTACTACTGGAATATCGTCAGTGTGCCGGACATCTCGCAGGTGGTGGGCAGCCTCATGGAATCGAAGGATGTGGATGATCTGATTCGCGACTTCTCGCAGGAGCTGCTGGATCATTCCAATCAGTGGATCAAGGAGCAGGAAATTGACATTGTTAGCTCGATCTCCGAGTTCCTGACCGACAAATTCGGGGACCTGATTACGAAGTCGATGGAAGATTTCCTGCTGATGAAATACGGTCAGGATGAATCGATTGAGAAGTTCGTGGAGCGCAATATCGCCAGCAAGCTGGATGATGAGGCCGTTCCCGTCTTCCATTTGAGCAACAGCGCCGGCAATCTGTATTTCCCATCCTGGGGCTTCGTCTCCGTTCCCGTTCAGGCGCCGAGCATCCTCAAGGGGATCAAGAATTATCAGAACAACGCGGTGGGCAAGTCCCATTTCACGGTAAAAGAAAGCGAAGTCAAAAACCGCATCTTCTGGCTGAATACGAAGAACGGAGTGCCGCTCTTCGTCTATACGCCGCTGAAGGTATATGAAGAGAGCTATGAACGTACGATCCTGGACAAGGAAGGCATCGGCCGTCACCTTGTGCAGACTGACAAGAAGAACTGGACCTACCTGCCCTCTCCGATTCCGGAGAAGTCTTGGGGCGATGTGTATGCCAATCCGCGGGTTCAGGCCTACAATGCACGGGTACGCAGTGAGTTCGATCAGGCGCTTGAGCTGAAAGTCATTGCGGAGAAAGGGATTGACCAGAACACCAGCAACCGGTATGAGGTTGTTCTAACCAAACCGTTCAACTTGTCTGATGTACTGCGCGCCTATGATATGCAGGTCTCTTCCAACAAGCCGAATCTGGGTGAGGTGAAGCGGGCGCTGGGCGAGCTGAAGCGGCTGCTGTCCCAGGGGATGGAGCGCGAGGGCAGCAGGGATATTTTTGGCAGCATTAATGAGGACATGGCCAAGGAGAACCTGATCCGTTCACCAGAGCTGATCACCCGTGTCCGCGAGGAGCTTACGAAGTACAAGTCGATTCAGGAGCAGGCAGCTGCTCTGGAAGCCTTGCTCGGACAGCATCAGGATGAAGAAAAGTGGTTGGATCAATTCATTGAAGCCTTGTACACTAGCACGATTACCAAGAAGGGTGCCTTGTACGTGTATGACCGCGACGAGGAGGAAGAAGCCTGGGAGCCATTCGCTAATCTGATGAAAAGCCGGAATTTTGCCGAGTTCGAGGTGTATGGCAGCTTCCGAGCCCTGGATGAGAAAAGCCGCAGTACTCTGCTGCGCAAGGCGTCCCGCAGAGACGCGGAGCTGACGGCTTCCGAAGACATTGCTCCGCTTCTCTCCAAGCTGGATGAGCTGTATGAGGCGTTCCTGGATGCAAGAGACCGGCTTGAATATGAGCGGGTGGAGCTTGCGAACGGAGAGGAAGCTTATCAGTTCTACAAGCAGATGACCACCAAGCTCAGCGATATTCGCAGAAGGTTGAAATAGCCTATGAGACAATTACTAGAACAGTATGCGGCAGATTACGCGGCGGCTGAGGAAGGTCTGACCGGCAAGCAGGATGACCAGAGCAGCATTCATTATCCCGCGGTCTATCTGTTCATTGGCGATAAGGTGGCGGATGCCATTGAACCGATCATTCGCATTCACGACAAGAAATGGGATAACAGTGCGGGAGTCATGTATTTCCATCTGACTTCACAGGAGGGAGCGGCGGCAGGGGTTACGGCCGCCTTTTCCCCTTCTTATGGAGAAGGGAGGGCGCCAGGCGGAGAACGAAATGGCGAAGGGGATGGGATAAGAGAACGTGATGGAGTAAGAGGACTAGATGGAGTAAGAGAACTAGGTGGATTAAGAGGAGTAGATGGAGCAAGGGGAGTAGACGGAATAAGAGGACTAGATGAAGTAAGAGGACTAGATGGAATAAGAGAACTAGAGGGAGTTAGAGTACGAGAAGGAGAACGAGATGGAGAAGGAGGACGGAAGTGGGAGCGGGAGCATCCCCGGGTTGTGCGGTACCGCATACCACGAATCAAGCCTGGGGAGCCAGGCGAGGGCATGAAGACCCTCCGGCCGGACACTTATCGTGCCTTCTATCAGGAGCCGGGCTCCGTACTGGAGCTGAACAGGGCGCTGCGCCGGGTCAGTCAGCGGATTGCCGACTATGGCCGTTTGTACTCTTCATTTGATCGTATTCACCTGTCTGTCATTACGCAGGCGGGAGATCCCTTGAACGTATTTGTACCGGAAGTTACGGTGCTCGCGAATACGATCTTCGGCCAGTCTTTCAAGTCGGTCCAGACCGACTTGTTCACCCTCATCAGTGAACGGGAGGATGCGGAGGCATTTGGATACAGCGGGGCGGCGGGGATTGCTTTTCTGCGGGAGCTGGACATGATGCAGCAGTCTGACTATACCTTCACTGCGCCGCTGCTTATGACAGAGGATGGCCTCTCCATACCGGTTACACATCCGGCATCTCCGCTGTTTGATCTGGTCTACGTGCTGTCAGACAAGAATGAGCGCGGAATCAGCTCGCCTGGCGGGCTGCGGGATAATGACGAGATGATCTCCCAGATCAGCCTGCTGAAGAACCGCCAGAAGAAAGACCCGCTGTATGACTCGGTCTCGGGTGCAGCCTACAATAATATGAGCTTCAAAAATAACATCATGACCGAATCCGGCCGCCAAGGTTATGTCTCCGCCGGCTTCTCCAAGGTGAAACGTCCGAATGAGTCCATTGCCCTGACCGTGCTCTACCACTTCTATCGCCAGCTCATCCAGCGGATGAACGGCCCGCTGGAATGGAAGAACAGCGACAAGCTGAGCTTCTTCGGTCTGGACCCGGATTCACTCGCTGAACAGGCGCGGAGGATCGTCCCGGACGAGACGCGGCTGGCCGATATGAATGGCATGATGACCCATGGGGTCAGCTATTCTTCGCTGAAGCCGATGACGCTGCGGGAAGCGGAGACGGCGCTGTTCGGGGATGGCGGCGAGCTGTACTTCCAGGGCAACTATGTCCGTGAAGCGGATAGAGCGCTCGCCGCGCTCCGGCTGGAAGAGGAGCTGGAACACGCGCTCAGCCGGAACCGGGCTCTTCACCCGCAGGTGGGTCTGTTCCACCTGGCGGAGTGGACCGATGAAGCAGGCGGCTCAGGCAGCCTGCGCGAGGCTTACCGCTTACGGATCCGTGAGCTGGCGGGGCAGGTGGAGTCCGCGAAGACGGAGCTGGTCCAGACCTATCAGGGTCTGGTGCAGGATCAGCCTTTTCAGCGGCTGCCGATGATGGATAAGAGCAATGTGCGCAGCTTTATCCGGTATTTTATCGATCATGTCTATGCGCTTAGACTGTATATTCTCCGGCTTGAAATGGAGCTTAAGCTGGCCCGGCAATACGAAGCCGTACTGGATCTTCTTCATGTACGCTTCAGGAAGATGACACAGCAGCTTGAAGCGCTTGAAGATACACTGCGCAGCAGTGCACTTCAGAGCATACGGCTGGCTGACGACTACATTGGTCAGAACATCATGGAGTATTATGAACGGGTGACGGCAGAAGTCCTGGCTGAGCTGGAAGCGCGCCGTGGAGCGGACATTTTATTCCAGGATCGTTATATGGGCAGTCCCGCCGAGATGCTGAGTGGGGGTATTCAGGGCTTGACGGAGCGGATGATCGCGGTATGCCGCAGAGATATTCTCATGAGTGAGCCATTCTCGCAGACCTTCGAGGAGGAGCTGCTGCGGCGGGCTAATGTGACGATTGAGTACAACAATAAGCAGGTGCTATCCAAGGATGAGCTGTTCAAGAAGCTGTATCGTACCCTAGAAGAGCATGCCGTGATTCATGTGCGGCTGTTCGATTATACGCATGAGCACCGTTATGAGGAGAAGTATTTTTTCGGCGATGCGGGCAGTGAATTCATGCGGTACGCACTTGGCGCGGATGAGAGCTCCCGAATCTACAAGCTCGGCATGGTGCATGAGAACCGGAGCAGCGGAGTTGAGAAGCTAAGCCTGATGGGCGGCTTTCACCTGGAGGACCTGATGTTCTACAGGAACGGGAAAGTCTACTATGAGACCTATATCCAGAACGGGTATGAGTTCCATGCCACCAGTCCAGAGCGGCTGCCGGAGCTGCGGTGAAGTTGATTATCCAGGGATGAAAAAACAGCGGGACACAGCGCTGGTTATTCATCCAGGGATGAAAAACAGCGGGATATACGCTTGTTATTCATCCAGGGATGGATACGCATCGGGAGACAACGTTGATTATTCATCTAGGATGAACAATAGGTGAAGGTAGTTACTATGGTTTCAACCAGGAATGGAAAAACAGCGGAAGGGGATCGCTAGACTTTCATTCAGGGATAGAAAATAGCGGAGGGCAGTCGCTATATATTTTGAACTTAAGAATTGCTCCTGGCAAGAGTGTGGAATGATTCTGGAGAAGCGGAGCGCTCGCCTACAAGCTTTCTGAAAGAAAGCTACATCGGAAGCATATTCTGTGTGGCCGGATTCTTACCTTATATAAGTTTAATAAAGAAATCTGGGCGCAACAGTGATCGGAAGAACATTTCACACGGCTGCCTGATTGTGCATTCACGGGTTCTTCCAATGTTGTGTGCATCAAAGTTCAGCTTCATCTTGATTCGCCTAATTTCCCCATCCAAGGATGAATAGTGGCGTAGAAACTCGCTGGCTTTCCATCCATCCGGATGACATATAGAAAGGGTGCATGCCTACAATGCAGCGTAAATTCAATCTGCTCCTAACGTTGTTCAGTCTGATCGGAGGGGTGATCGGCTTCGCGATCGGAGAGTGGCTGCTTGCTGAACTGGGCGGGCGGTGGCCTAATCTGCTGATCATAGGTCTATATTTCGGAATCCTGGCTTTGTCCGTGGGACTCTCCTGCCTGATTGCGGAGATGATTCTACCGCGGCTGAACGGTGCCTCCTGGCGTCAGCGCTATGTGGGTGCTTCGTGGAAGCTGCTTGTTCCTGCCACCTTGGTGCTCCTGTTCGTGGTCTCTTTGGCGCTGGAGTTCGTCTATGAGCTGAATGGCGGCGGCGTGAAGCAGGTCAAGGACATCGCCATGGTGATTGACAGTTCGGGGAGCATGCAGCAGAACGATCCGAAGAATGACCGTTATGAAGCGGCCAAGAAGCTCGTGGACAAGATGGATGGGGACAAAAGAGTGGCTGTGATTACATTCAGCGATGGCGCGAATATCGTGCAGCCTTTTGTCAGGGTGAATGACCAGGCTGCCAGAGCTAATGTTAAGAACGCCATTGAGAGCATTCCCACAACGGACGGGGGAACCAACATCGGCCTCGCCCTTACCGAGACGATGAAGCATATCACAGACCAGAGCACGGGCGGTCAAGGTACAATGGTTATTTTGCTGTCTGACGGGGTAAGCAGCGTGGATATGGAGAGTACCCTGGCTGAATATAAGAGCCGTCATGTCGCGGTAAATACGGTAGGGCTGAACCTGGTGGATTCCAGCGGTTCGAATCTGCTCAGGACCATTGCTGCGCAGACGGGTGGCAGCTATAGCGATGTGTCTAATGCGGGGAATCTCAGCTTCGTATTCCAGCAGATCTACGACAACATCGGAGACCGGACCCTGGTTACCGAGCGCACTGGTCCTGCGGCGGATAGTACCTATTATGCAATTGTGCGAATTGCAGCGCTTCTTATCATTGGCGTTGCGCTGGGAATCGCGCTGGGGCTGATGTTCGATAACCGGTATCTGGCGCGCAGCTTTGGAATTGGCGGCGCAGTCTCCGGACTGCTGGCTGGTCTTATCCTCGAGCTGGGCCTGAGCGGCCACCCGTATTCCGATATGCTAAGCCGGCTGTCGGCCGATGTGGTGCTTGCCGCGGTCATCACGCTGTTCGCCTGGATCGTGCCGGTCAAGGAGCATCACCGCGCTTCCGGCGGAAGGCTGCGTGCCGGGCAGACCGGGGGTGCGGGAAGCTTTGCCGGGCGGCCAAAAGATACACGAAGCAAGGGGTTTTGATCAGCGTTTAATCAGCTTGAGAAAGTAAATGGTACCGCATAATTATTTATCTTGAGTTCATTCCATAGGAACAGATAAGACATCAAGCATGAGATACAGGAGGCGAAGAGCATGCGGTTGATCGATGGGGATGAATCCTCCGCCCCGGTAATCAGTGAACTGACCCACCGGGTTGATGAAGACAGATGCACCCTGCGCTGGCGCTGGCCGGAAGGTCTTCAGTCCGTCTATATTCATAAGGCACCGGCGGGGCCAGATGCAGGTCTCTCCGAAGAGCTTCCGCCTCTAAGCAGCCTTCGGCTCTATACTCGTGATGAGTACAAGGCCAATAATGGATACCATGACCGGATTCAGGAGATTGGCCAGATTGAATATACGGTTTTTGCCGGCTGGATCGAGCACGGAGAAGTCATCCTGGTCAGGCAGCGTGACGGCAAGAACCGGATTGTGGCTAGTACAGGCAAGGCGAGAATCTACTATTCGGTCCGCGAGAAAAGCGGGCTGTTCAGCAAATTCAAGACCGTGCAGATTACGGTAACCTCGGAGGTCCCGATTGCCAAGGATGTGCTCTGTTATGTGAAGAAGCAGGGCGGCTATCCGGCGAGCAGGGAGGATGGGACGGTCTATCCGTTCGTCACT contains:
- a CDS encoding transcription initiation factor TFIID, translating into MRQLLEQYAADYAAAEEGLTGKQDDQSSIHYPAVYLFIGDKVADAIEPIIRIHDKKWDNSAGVMYFHLTSQEGAAAGVTAAFSPSYGEGRAPGGERNGEGDGIRERDGVRGLDGVRELGGLRGVDGARGVDGIRGLDEVRGLDGIRELEGVRVREGERDGEGGRKWEREHPRVVRYRIPRIKPGEPGEGMKTLRPDTYRAFYQEPGSVLELNRALRRVSQRIADYGRLYSSFDRIHLSVITQAGDPLNVFVPEVTVLANTIFGQSFKSVQTDLFTLISEREDAEAFGYSGAAGIAFLRELDMMQQSDYTFTAPLLMTEDGLSIPVTHPASPLFDLVYVLSDKNERGISSPGGLRDNDEMISQISLLKNRQKKDPLYDSVSGAAYNNMSFKNNIMTESGRQGYVSAGFSKVKRPNESIALTVLYHFYRQLIQRMNGPLEWKNSDKLSFFGLDPDSLAEQARRIVPDETRLADMNGMMTHGVSYSSLKPMTLREAETALFGDGGELYFQGNYVREADRALAALRLEEELEHALSRNRALHPQVGLFHLAEWTDEAGGSGSLREAYRLRIRELAGQVESAKTELVQTYQGLVQDQPFQRLPMMDKSNVRSFIRYFIDHVYALRLYILRLEMELKLARQYEAVLDLLHVRFRKMTQQLEALEDTLRSSALQSIRLADDYIGQNIMEYYERVTAEVLAELEARRGADILFQDRYMGSPAEMLSGGIQGLTERMIAVCRRDILMSEPFSQTFEEELLRRANVTIEYNNKQVLSKDELFKKLYRTLEEHAVIHVRLFDYTHEHRYEEKYFFGDAGSEFMRYALGADESSRIYKLGMVHENRSSGVEKLSLMGGFHLEDLMFYRNGKVYYETYIQNGYEFHATSPERLPELR
- a CDS encoding vWA domain-containing protein, which translates into the protein MQRKFNLLLTLFSLIGGVIGFAIGEWLLAELGGRWPNLLIIGLYFGILALSVGLSCLIAEMILPRLNGASWRQRYVGASWKLLVPATLVLLFVVSLALEFVYELNGGGVKQVKDIAMVIDSSGSMQQNDPKNDRYEAAKKLVDKMDGDKRVAVITFSDGANIVQPFVRVNDQAARANVKNAIESIPTTDGGTNIGLALTETMKHITDQSTGGQGTMVILLSDGVSSVDMESTLAEYKSRHVAVNTVGLNLVDSSGSNLLRTIAAQTGGSYSDVSNAGNLSFVFQQIYDNIGDRTLVTERTGPAADSTYYAIVRIAALLIIGVALGIALGLMFDNRYLARSFGIGGAVSGLLAGLILELGLSGHPYSDMLSRLSADVVLAAVITLFAWIVPVKEHHRASGGRLRAGQTGGAGSFAGRPKDTRSKGF
- a CDS encoding beta-mannanase, with protein sequence MRLIDGDESSAPVISELTHRVDEDRCTLRWRWPEGLQSVYIHKAPAGPDAGLSEELPPLSSLRLYTRDEYKANNGYHDRIQEIGQIEYTVFAGWIEHGEVILVRQRDGKNRIVASTGKARIYYSVREKSGLFSKFKTVQITVTSEVPIAKDVLCYVKKQGGYPASREDGTVYPFVTPFAAGRNVLPVIEVGKQDHVRLFFTDGPKYGHTYVLIPE